The Lycium barbarum isolate Lr01 chromosome 9, ASM1917538v2, whole genome shotgun sequence genome has a segment encoding these proteins:
- the LOC132611687 gene encoding G-type lectin S-receptor-like serine/threonine-protein kinase LECRK1, whose protein sequence is MSLDLLPFLLLILHHTNGQNSPNISIGSTFTAGDNGSLLSSSGDFAFGFYPVSDTLFLVGIWFNKIQERTLVWSANRDSPAETGSTISLTNGGQLVLNYANGTVQQIYSGTARLGIMQGDGNLFLRDTSSNNVWESFKFPTDTLLPGQTLLSAAKLYSNSNSSGNLKYSAGKFMLEMQYDGKLVLSAYHFADPGYWLSSQANQGNGEVNLVFNQRNALLYLEKGQNNTIYSFQKNVPTPVEDHYHRATLDSFGNFQQYAHHKTNGRNWVRVWKIPSEPCIVNAVCGAYGFCRSNDNETVDCECLPGYVFFDPSTPTLYARVQNCRKPEPETGKNQ, encoded by the coding sequence ATGTCACTTGATCTTCTTCCTTTTCTCCTTTTAATCCTTCATCACACCAATGGCCAAAATAGTCCAAATATTAGCATAGGCTCTACTTTCACTGCCGGAGATAATGGTTCTTTGTTATCCTCATCCGGGGACTTTGCTTTCGGATTTTACCCTGTTTCAGATACACTTTTCCTAGTTGGAATTTGGTTCAACAAAATTCAGGAAAGAACACTCGTCTGGTCAGCAAATCGTGACAGTCCAGCAGAAACTGGATCAACTATTAGTCTAACAAATGGTGGCCAGCTTGTGCTCAACTATGCTAATGGCACTGTTCAACAGATTTATAGTGGGACTGCAAGGTTGGGAATCATGCAAGGTGATGGAAATCTTTTCTTGAGAGATACCAGTTCAAATAATGTTTGGGAAAGCTTTAAGTTTCCCACTGATACACTTTTGCCAGGACAAACTTTATTATCAGCAGCAAAACTCTATTCCAATTCAAACTCAAGTGGGAATTTGAAGTACTCTGCAGGGAAATTCATGCTGGAAATGCAGTATGATGGAAAGTTGGTATTATCAGCCTATCATTTCGCGGACCCAGGGTATTGGCTAAGTAGTCAAGCTAATCAAGGAAACGGCGAAGTGAATTTAGTTTTCAACCAGAGGAATGCATTGTTGTATCTTGAGAAAGGCCAGAATAACACAATTTATTCTTTTCAAAAGAATGTCCCAACCCCAGTTGAAGACCACTACCACCGTGCAACTCTAGACAGTTTTGGCAACTTCCAGCAGTATGCACATCATAAGACTAATGGTAGAAATTGGGTTAGAGTTTGGAAGATCCCTTCAGAGCCATGTATAGTGAATGCTGTTTGTGGGGCTTACGGATTCTGCAGATCAAATGACAATGAAACAGTTGATTGTGAGTGTCTTCCGGGATATGTCTTCTTCGATCCAAGTACTCCCACGTTATACGCCCGTGTTCAGAACTGTAGGAAACCAGAACCAGAAACTGGAAAAAACCAGTAA
- the LOC132611686 gene encoding G-type lectin S-receptor-like serine/threonine-protein kinase LECRK1 — MGQKLFSSANGTVDYSTGKYRLEMQTDGNVVLSAYRTTDFGYWNAQTINNNSVRLVFKNTTATLFIVNGSSIIYYMTASLPASVRDYYHRAMITDKGDFQQLFRSKVNGSVWDVVWQAITQPCIVNNICGVYGFCQSPDNKEINCSCLPGYSPRDQHNPSKGLLSECELERVFQANEETCRQEVLNDCLCEAAVLIGSTCFKKRMPIQNARRCPRICSVLAPLFAAIAVYYQPFVQKYRLAKNPPKRKPIELNLRAFSFQQLSEATNGFKNKLGQGASAAVYSGILKLEDEEVEVSVKQLGNGIEQGDDKEFLAEVRVIDLTHHKNLARLLGFCNEKNHRLLVYELMKNGAVSSLIFWDGKRPSWKLRSDIVLGTARGLLYLHEECENQIIHCDIKPQNVLLDKNYAAKIADFGLAKLLKKDQTRTSTNVRGTMGYMAPEWLKNVPVTTKVDIYSFGVLLLEIIFCQRHMELNLTGEENEELELILVDWVLHCVRNEMLRTVVSHDEEIMCDFHNFERMTMVGLWCLCPEPNLRPSAAKLVQMLEGTIEIGVPG; from the exons ATGGGGCAGAAGCTATTTTCTAGTGCCAACGGGACAGTAGATTACTCAACGGGGAAGTACAGATTAGAGATGCAGACGGATGGGAACGTGGTCTTGTCTGCATATAGAACTACTGATTTTGGATACTGGAATGCtcaaactataaacaataatagtgTACGGTTGGTCTTCAAAAATACAACTGCTACTTTGTTCATTGTGAATGGAAGCTCAATCATATACTACATGACAGCGAGCCTGCCTGCTTCAGTTCGAGATTATTACCACAGAGCTATGATCACTGACAAGGGAGATTTCCAACAGCTCTTCCGCAGCAAAGTAAATGGGAgcgtttgggatgttgtgtggcAAGCGATCACGCAACCTTGTATTGTGAATAACATTTGTGGTGTATATGGCTTTTGCCAATCACCTGACAACAAGGAAATCAATTGTAGTTGTTTGCCAGGATATTCGCCTAGGGATCAGCACAATCCATCTAAAGGGTTGTTATCCGAGTGTG AACTAGAAAGGGTTTTTCAAGCTAATGAGGAGACTTGCAGGCAGGAAGTGTTGAATGATTGTCTTTGTGAGGCAGCTGTCTTGATTGGTTCGACATGTTTCAAGAAGAGGATGCCTATACAGAATGCCAGAA GGTGTCCTCGTATATGTTCAGTACTTGCTCCGCTTTTTGCAGCAATTGCTGTATATTATCAACCTTTTGTGCAGAAATATAGACTTGCCAAAAACCCTCCCAAAAGAAAGCCAATTGAGCTGAATTTAAGGGCATTTTCGTTCCAGCAGTTGAGCGAAGCCACCAATGGTTTCAAGAACAAATTAGGTCAAGGAGCTTCTGCTGCAGTTTATAGTGGAATTCTCAAGTTAGAGGATGAAGAAGTTGAAGTTTCTGTGAAGCAATTAGGAAATGGCATTGAACAAGGCGATGATAAAGAATTTTTGGCAGAAGTGAGAGTGATTGACCTAACACATCACAAGAATCTGGCTCGTTTGCTAGGCTTCTGCAACGAAAAGAATCATCGGCTTCTTGTTTATgaattgatgaaaaatggggCTGTGTCAAGTTTGATCTTTTGGGATGGAAAAAGACCAAGCTGGAAGCTAAGAAGTGATATAGTACTTGGGACTGCTAGAGGCCTGTTATACTTGCACGAAGAGTGTGAGAACCAGATCATCCATTGTGACATTAAGCCACAGAATGTCCTTCTTGACAAGAACTACGCCGCCAAAATTGCTGATTTTGGCCTTGCAAAACTTCTTAAGAAAGATCAGACGCGAACAAGCACAAATGTTAGAGGAACCATGGGTTATATGGCACCTGAATGGCTAAAAAATGTGCCCGTGACAACCAAAGTTGACATCTACAGCTTTGGTGTTTTGCTGCTTGAGATTATTTTCTGCCAAAGGCACATGGAGTTGAACCTAACTGgcgaagaaaacgaagagctcgAGTTGATCTTAGTGGATTGGGTTCTTCATTGTGTGAGAAACGAGATGCTGAGAACTGTTGTTAGTCATGATGAAGAAATAATGTGTGATTTTCATAATTTTGAGAGGATGACTATGGTTGGATTATGGTGCTTGTGTCCTGAGCCGAATCTTCGACCATCTGCAGCAAAGCTTGTTCAGATGTTGGAAGGAACTATAGAAATAGGCGTTCCTGGCTGA
- the LOC132611000 gene encoding F-box/kelch-repeat protein At3g23880-like: MEIASYESLPVLPPELISEILLRLSVKTLLKMRCVSKSMLSLISSHQFIRNHLKLSANNQEFTHHRLLFRNFEYDNNSLTFYTYPLYPTMYEVPQHIPTELDFSCEDTFGDRYRILGSCDGLFCISRDFEDLFIWNPSTRKLKELAPSGINVPRTDSFDDISYRFGYTELQSDYKVVETVGSQHNNSYDVSVYSLRSNSWKRIQEYPNIILWDHSGKFLNGKIHWIAGDRVGGVRFISSFNLADETFGNVALPDLNEYEFDWEIGSSGGNICLFCCEENKTDVWVMKEYEVVESWTKVFSIPSQDYEACPIFISQNNEILVHQSRSLVWYNSQHSTFMHPEFWIRCDAANNLGLYNESLVSPNFLEEPTDQ; the protein is encoded by the coding sequence ATGGAAATTGCTAGCTATGAATCACTGCCAGTTCTTCCACCTGAGTTAATATCTGAAATACTCCTAAGGCTATCTGTGAAAACATTGTTGAAAATGAGGTGTGTTTCTAAATCTATGCTTTCTCTAATCTCTAGTCACCAATTCATCAGAAACCATCTAAAACTTTCAGCCAATAATCAAGAATTTACTCACCATAGGCTTCTTTTTAGAAACTTTGAGTATGATAATAATAGCTTGACTTTTTACACTTACCCTTTGTACCCAACTATGTATGAAGTACCTCAACATATACCTACTGAGCTTGATTTTTCTTGTGAAGATACATTTGGTGATAGATATCGAATCTTGGGTTCGTGTGATGGGTTGTTTTGTATTTCTCGTGATTTTGAGGATTTGTTTATATGGAATCCATCTACAAGAAAGTTGAAAGAATTGGCCCCTTCAGGAATTAATGTGCCCCGTACGGATAGTTTTGATGATATTTCGTATAGATTTGGTTATACTGAACTTCAAAGTGATTACAAAGTTGTAGAAACTGTGGGAAGTCAACACAATAATAGTTATGATGTTAGTGTTTATAGTTTAAGAAGTAATTCTTGGAAAAGAATTCAAGAGTACCCAAATATTATCTTATGGGATCATTCTGGTAAATTTTTAAATGGAAAAATTCACTGGATCGCCGGAGATCGTGTTGGTGGTGTTAGATTTATTTCTTCATTCAACCTTGCAGATGAGACATTTGGAAATGTAGCGTTGCCCGACCTGAATGAGTATGAATTTGACTGGGAAATAGGTTCTTCTGGAGGTAATATATGTTTATTTTGTTGCGAGGAAAACAAGACAGATGTGTGGGTAATGAAAGAGTATGAGGTTGTTGAGTCATGGACCAAGGTGTTTTCGATCCCCTCACAAGACTATGAAGCTTGCCCAATTTTCATCTCTCAGAATAATGAAATTTTGGTGCACCAATCTAGAAGTTTAGTGTGGTATAATTCACAACATAGCACTTTCATGCATCCTGAGTTTTGGATACGTTGTGATGCTGCAAACAATCTTGGTCTATACAATGAAAGTCTTGTTTCTCCAAATTTTCTGGAGGAACCTACGGATCAATGA